GAGAATGGCGGGCTGCGCTGCGCCTTCCACGGCTGGCTGTTCGACACGTCAGGCCAGTGCATCGAGATCCCGGCCGAGCCCGCCGGCTCGCAGCTCTGCAAGGGCATCAAGCAGCGCTCCTATCCGGTGGTGGAGAAGAGCGGCATCCTGTGGGCCTATCTCGGCGAAGGCGCGCCACCGGCATTTCCGGAACTCGACTGCTTCGTCGCGCCCGGCAGTCACACGTTCGCGTTCAAGGGCCACATGAACTGCAACTGGCTGCAGGCGCTCGAGGTCGGCATCGATCCGGCGCACGCCTCCTTCCTGCATCGTTTCTTCGAGGACGAGGACACCTCGGCGGCCTACGGCAAGCAATTCCGCGGCGCCTCCGCCGGCAGCGACATGCCGATGACCAAGATCCTGCGCGAATACGATCGCCCGATCATCAATGTCGAGCACACCGAATACGGCCTGCGCCTGATCGCGCTGCGCCAGCTCGACGACGAGCGCACCCATGTCCGCGTCACCAACCAGCTGTTCCCGCACGGCTTCGTGATTCCGATGTCGACCGAGATGACGATCACGCAATGGCACGTGCCGGTCGATGACGAGAACTGCTACTGGTACGCGATCTTCACCAGCTACGCGGCGCCGGTCGACAAGCAGAAGATGCGCGACCAGCGGCTCGAGCTCTATACCCTGCCCGACTACAAGTCGCGCAAGAACAAGAGCAACGATTACGGCTTCGATCCGCACGAGCAGGCGACCGAGACCTATACCGGCATGGGCACCGACATCAACGTTCACGACCAGTGGGCCGTGGAATCGATGGGGGCGATCCAGGATCGCACCAGCGAGCATCTCGGCCAGAGCGACAAGGCGATCGTGCAGTATCGCCGCCTGCTGCGGCAAGAGATCGAGAAAGTGGAGGGCGGGCAGACACCGATGCTGTTCCTCGACGGCGCTTCGGCGCGCAGCATCCAGGGCCCGGCGACGATGGATGGCATCGGGCCGACGCTGGGTTGGGAGCTCTACTGGATGGAGGTCGACGTCAAGCGCCGCCGCGGCGCACCGTGGGCCGCTCCAGTGCCGCGCGAGATCGCCGGCAAGGTGCACCATCTGACGGCGGCGGAGTGATGATGGCCTCGGTCGCGCAGCTCAGCATCCTGCACCTCGCCCCGCCTGCGGGGAGAGGTCGGATCGCGTCAGCGATCCGGGTGAGGGGGTACAGGTCCATCGATAAATCGAATCGACGGAGAGAGCCCCTCACCCCGACCCTCTCCCCGCGAAGAGCGGGGCGAGGGAGAAGCGAAGGAGTGACGCAGTGAGCTTCGTCGATCGTCACGGCCTGTGGTCGGATGAGCAGAAAGAGGCCGCGCAACGCCTCCGCCGCATCGTCGAGGAGAAGAACCTCGAAGTCATCCGCCTGTCATTCCCCGACCAGCACGGCATCCTGCGCGGCAAGACCTTGATCGCAAGCGAGGCGGTGCGCTCGCTGGAGGGCGGCTGCTCGATCACCACGACGATGCTCGCCAAGGACACCTCGCACAAGACGGTGTTTCCGGTGTTCACAGCAGGCGGCGGCTTCGGCATGAAGGAGATGGAAGGCGCGGCCGACGTGCTGATGGTCGCCGATCCCACTACGTTCCGCGTGCTGCCCTGGGCGGAGAATACCGGCTGGCTGCTCTGCGATCTCTATTTCAGCGACGGACGGCCGGTGCCGTTCGCGACCCGCAACCTCTATCGCAAGGTGCTCGATCAGCTCGGAAGCCGCGGCTACGATTTCGTCGCCGGCCTCGAGGTCGAATTCCATCTGTTCAAGCTCGACGACGCCCACATGGCACCGGAAGATGCCGGCCAGCCCGGACGGCCGCCGTCGGTCAGCCTGCTGTCGCACGGCTATCAATACCTTACCGAGCAGCGCTACGACCTGATGGAGCCGGCGCTCGAGATCATCCGCCGCGACATCATCGCGCTCGATCTGCCCCTGCGCACCGTCGAGGTCGAGTTCGGCCCAAGCCAGTGCGAGTTCACCTTCGCCCCGACCACCGGGCTTGCGCCGGCCGACACCATGGTGCTGTTCCGCTCCGCGGTGAAGCAGATCGCGCGCCGCCACGGCTATCACGCGACCTTCATGTGCCGGCCGAAGCTGCCGAACGTGTTCGCGAGCGGCTGGCACCTGCACCAGTCGCTGGTGTCGCGTGCCAATGGCGAGAACGCCTTCATGGCCAAGGAGACCGGCGAGCCCTTGAGCGCGCTCGGCCGCGCGTGGCTGGCCGGACTGATCGAGCACGCACGCGCCTCGACCGTGTTCACGACGCCGACCATCAACGGCTACAAGCGCTACCGCTCCTATTCGCTGGCGCCGGACCGCGCGATCTGGGGCCGCGACAACCGCGGCGTGATGATCCGCGTGCTCGGGGCGACCAATGATCCGGCAACCCGGCTGGAAAACCGGATCGGCGAGCCGGCGGCTAATCCCTATCTCTACATGGCCTCGCAAATTCTTTCCGGCCTCGACGGCGTCGACCGCAAGCTCGATCCCGGCCCCTCCGCCGACACACCCTACGAGACCAAGGCCGCGCTCTTGCCGAAATCGCTTCGCGAAGCGGTGTTCGCGCTTCAAGACGATCCGTTCTTCCGCCAGGCGCTGGGGCCTGAGTTCGTCGACTATTACGTCTTCATCAAGAACGCGGAGATCGAGCGTTTCCAGGCCGAGGTGTCGGACTGGGAGCAGCGCGAATATTTCGAGATGTTCTGACCTCGGTCGCAGCGGCCCAACCCTTGGACCCGTCACCCTGAGGAGCGCGAAGCGCGTCTCGAAGGGTCGACGGCCCCCGGCCGGGCCGTGCATCCTTCGAGACGCGCGAAGACGCGCTCCTCAGGATGACGGGGATGGAGCGAGCGCACCTGCTCCCGCCTCAAATCCCGAGATACTTGTGCTGCAATTCCGGCTCCGCGATCAGCTGCTCGCTGGTGCCGCTCCACACCGTCTTGCCGCGCTCGATGATGTAGTGGCGGTCGGCGATGCGGGCGAGGTTGCCGACGTTCTTGTCGATGACCAGCACCGATTGTCCGCGCCCCTTCAGCATCGACAGGCAGCTCCATATCTCGTCGCGTATCAAAGGCGCGAGGCCTTCGGTCGCCTCGTCCAGGATCAGCAGCTTCGGGTTAGTCATCAGCGCGCGGCCGATCGCGAGCATCTGCTGCTCGCCGCCGGACAGCGTGACGCCCATATTGCTGGTGCGTTCGGCGAGCCGCGGAAACAGTGCGTGGATCTTGTCGATCGTCCATGGATCGGAGGCATTCAGCCGATTGCCCGATGCGGCGACGAGGTTTTCGCGCACTGTCAGGTTCGGAAAGATCTGGCGGCCTTCCGGGACAAGGCCGATGCCGAGCTTGGCGATCTTGTAGGACGGCAGGCCCCGCACCGCCTCGCCGGCGAAGCGGATCGCGCCCGATCGCGCCGGCGTCAGGCCCATGATCGAGCGGATCGTGGTGGTCTTGCCCATGCCGTTGCGGCCCATCAGCGCGACCATCTCGCCCGACTTGATCTGCAGCGACAGGCCGAACAGCACCTGGCTCAACCCGTAGCAGGTCTCGATCGCGTCGACGTCGAGCAGGGTTTCAGTGGTGGCATTAGCCATGGCGCGTCACCGCATGCTGTTCGCCGAGATAGGCGCGCTTGACCTCTTCGTGCTTGCGGATCGCATCCGGCACATCGCAGGCGATGACCCGGCCATAGACCAGCACCGTGATGCGGTCAGCGAGCGCGAACACCGCCTCCATGTCGTGCTCGACCAGAACGATGGTCACTTCCTTGCGCAGCTCCTTGAGCAGCGCGACCATCCGCGCCGACTCCGTCACGCCGAGCCCGGCCATCGGCTCGTCGAGCAGCAGAAGCTGCGGCTTGGTGGCGAGTGCGACCGCGAGCTCGAGCTCGCGCTGCTCGCCATGGCTCAATTGCGACACCACGATATCGGCGCGCTTGCCGAGACCGACGCGCTCCAGCGCCGCACGGGCGGTGTCGCGCAGATGTCGCTCCTTGCGCGCATTGCCCCAGAAGCGGAACGAGTGGCCGTCATGCGCCTGGGCGGCGAGCGCGACATTGTCGATCGCCGAAAAATCCTTGAGGAGCGACGTGATCTGGAACGAGCGCGCCAGCCCGAGCCTGGAGCGCTTGTAGGACGGCAGGCTCGTGACGTCGCGGCCGGCGAAGCGGATGGTGCCGGAATTCGGCATCACCTGCCCGGTGAGCTGGCTGATCAGCGTGGTCTTGCCGGCGCCGTTGGGGCCGATGATGGCGTGCAGCTCGCCGGGGACGACCTCCATCGAGAGATTGTCGGTCGCGGTGATGCCGCCATAACGGCGCACCAGATTGTCGACGCGCAGCAAGGGATTTGGCAAGGGATCAGCCACGGCTCATCCTCCCGAGCAGGCCCATGATGCCGCCGCGTGCGAACAGCACGATCAACAGCAGTACCGGGCCGAGGATCAGTCCCGAATATTCGGTGAACTGCGACAGCAACTCCTCGAGCAGCAGATAGACGATCGCGCCGATGACGGGGCCGAACAGCGAGCCCATGCCGCCGAGGATCACCATCACCATCAGGTCGCCGGAGCGGGTCCAGTACATCACCGCGGGGCTGACGAAATCGGTGTTGTTGGCAAGCAGCGCGCCGGCCAGGCCGCAGATCGTGCCTGATATGACGAAGCAGACCAGGCGGTAGCGATTGGCATGGAAGCCGATCGCCTGCATGCGCTGCTCATTGGAGCGGACGCCCTGCACCACGAGGCCGAAACGCGAATTGACGATGCGCCAGATCAGATAGAGGCCGCCGAACAGGCAGGCCAGGCACAGATAGTAGAACTGGTTGCGATCCGACAGATTGATCAGGCCGGCGAAATCGCTCCGCTTGTAGACGGTGAGTCCGTCATCGCCGCCGTAGCGCGACAAAGCGGAGGCGACGTAATAGGCCATCTGTGCAAAGGCCAGCGTGATCATGATGAAATAGACGCCGCGGGTGCGCAGGCTGAGCGCGCCGATCAAGAGCGCAAACAGCGCCGAGACCGCGAGCGCCACCGGCCACTGGATGAAGCCGGAGCCGATGCCCTCGGCAGCCAAGATGCCGACCGCATAGCCGCCGATGCCGAGATAGGCGGCGTGGCCGAAGCTCATCATGCCGCCATAGCCCATGATCAGATTGAGGCTCGCGGCCGCCAGCGCAAAAATCGCGATGCGGGTGAACAGCGTGAGGATGAAGATATTGCCCGTCGCCGCCGAATAGAGCGGCAGCAGGATCAGCGCGGCGCACAGCAGCGCCGCGACCGCATTGGAGGCGTTGAGCTTTCCCATCATCGTTTGGCCGCCGGAAACAGCCCCTCGGGCCGCAGCACTAGGATGATCGCCATCAGGAGGTAGATCAGCATCGAGGACAGCGCCGGCGCCGCGGTCGAGGCGGCCGCCCCGCTCAAGACCTTGCGCAACAGGTCGGGCAGGAAGGCCCGGCCCATGGTGTCGATGATGCCGACGAAGAGCGCCGCCATGAAGGCACCGCGGATCGAGCCGATGCCGCCGATCACGATGATGACGAAGGCCAGGATCAGGATGTTCTCGCCCATGCCGATCTGCACGGTGAGGATCGGCGCCTGCATCAGCCCGGCGAGGCCGGCGAGTGCGGCGCCAAGGCCGAACACCAGCGTGAACAGCAGCTTGATGTTGATGCCGAGCGCCCCGATCATCTCGCGGTTGGAGGCGCCGGCGCGGATCAGCATGCCGACGCGGGTGCGCATCACGACGAGATAGAGCATCGCGGCCACCGCCAGCGCGACCAGAATGATCATCAGCCGGTAGGCCGGATAGTACACGCCGGGGATGATCTGCACCGGCACGGTGAGCCAGGCCGGCAGCGGCAGCGCGAGGCCGGCCGGGCCCCAGATCAGCCGGACGGCGTCGTTGAAGAACAGGATCAGGCCGAAGGTCGCCAGCACCTGGTCGAGATGGTCGCGGCCATAGAGATGCCTGAGCGCGACATATTCGAGCACGATGCCGAGCAGCAGCGTCGCCCCCAGCGCCATCAGCGCGCCGAGCACGAAACTGCCGGTCCAGGCCACGAAGGTCGCGGCGAAATAGGCGCCCATCATATAGAGCGAGCCGTGCGCCAGATTGACGAAATCCATGATGCCGAACACCAGCGTCAGTCCGGCCGCCAGCAGGAACAGCAGCAGGCCGAATTGCAGGCCGTTCAGCAGTTGTTCGACGACGAGATACATCGTGAGGCTACATCACCTTGAGCGAAGCGGGGATGGGCGCACGCCGACGCATTGCACGCAGCGCGTTCTCCCTCGCCCCGCTCTTGCGGGGAGAGGGTTGGGGTGAGGGGCTGCCTCCGCAGACCGGACTCGTGGAGAGTCCCCCTCACCCGATTGCTTCGCAATCGACCTCTCCCCGCAGGCGGGGCGAAGTGAAGAGAAGCAAGCTGTGCGCCAAGATGGCGCAAAAATCACTTCATCGGACACTTGTCGTGGAATTTGTCCTGGTCGTCCTTCACGATGGTCGCGACCGTCTTCAGCGAGAGCTGGCCGTCGGCGTCCTTGACCACGTCCTGCAGATAGAAGTTCTGGATCGGGATGTGGTTGTTGCCATACTTGAACGGGCCGCGCAGCGACTTGAAGTTTGCCTTCTCCATCTCCGCCTTCATGGCGTCCTTCTTGGTGAGGTCGCCCTTGACCGCTACGACGGCGCTGTTGATCAGCTGGGCGGCGTCATAGGCCTGGGCGCCGTAATAGGTCGGACGGAGACCGGGATACTTCTTGCGATAGTCCTCGACGAATTTCTTGTTCTCGGCGTTCGGCAGGTCGTTGACCCATTCCTGCGCGCCGGGAATGCCAATCGCGTTGTCCTTCTGCAGCGGCAGCGACAATTCGTCGACGGTGAAGGCGGTATAGAGCGGGATCTGCGCCTTGATGCCGGCCTGGGCGTACTGGTTCAGGAACTGGACGCCGGCCGCACCCGGATAGAACACGAAGATCGACTCGGCCTTGGAGTTGCGCGCCTTGGTCAGCTCGGCGGAGAAGTCGAGCTGGCTCGGCCACACCGTATATTCCTCGCCGACCACCTCGCCCTTGAAGGTGCTCTTCACGCCCGCGAGCATGTCCTTGCCGGCGGCATAGTTCGGGCCGATCAGGAACACCGACTTGACGCCCTTCTGGTTCATGTAGAGGCCCATCGCGGCGGGCGTCTGGTCGTTCTGCCAGGAGGTCGAGAACACGTAAGGCGAGCACAGTTCGCCGGCGAGCTGCGACGGACCGGCATTGGCCGAGATCAGGAAGGTCTTCGAATCGACCGCGGTCTTCAGCGACGCCAGCAGCACGTTCGACCAGATGTAGCCGACAATGAAGTCGACCTTGTCCGACTGCACCAGCTTCTCGGTCTTCTGCTTGCCCACATCGGGCTTCTGCTGGTCGTCCTCGTAGATCACCTCGACCGGCTTGCCGTCGATCTTGCGGCCGAGATGGTCGAGTGCGAGTTCGAACGAGTTGCGCATGTCGTTGCCGATCACGGCGGTCGGACCGCTGAAGGTCGAGACAAAGCCGATCTTGACGCTGTCAGCCGCCGTCGCGGGCTGCGCCAGCGCCAGAGCCGAAATCACGGCCATGGCGCCTGCCAGCCAGAATGCCTTTTTCATATTCACTCCCCTCCTCAACCAAAGATCCCGCCTGGCCCGAGCACGAGGCCGGGGGTCACGCTTTTCGCGCGTCGTTCTGTGACGTGTTTTGTGCGCGATATCGCAAGTGTGCAGCAAGCACGAACCGACGGCTCCCGATTAGAACCTTCGGTGCATACCCCAGCACCGTGCATCATAATTCGTCCAAATCCGCGATGGCAAGAAATATAATGCCGGTTGCGTAGGCAACGATTGTCGCAGGGCCGCCTGCCCCCGGGGGCGCGCTGCGGCAGGCTTTAGCGAATCCGTAAAGCGCCCGGAAACCACAGGCGGGCAATCGCTCGCACCCTTCATGGTCCGGAAAGCATCGCCGCGCGACGCTGCCGCCCAAAGGGGTGCGTCACATGCTGAACTACATCTTCGGCTTCAATGCCCGGATGGGCCGATTGGCCTTCTTCTTCTGCAGCTTCGTGACCGGCATTGGCTTCCTGTTGCTGGTCTACGGCATCACGGGCAATGCGCCGGCGAGCGGCCGGACGGACGTGCTGCTGGCGCAGGCAGCGAGCAACCCCGCCTTGATCTTTTCCTTCTACGGCATGCTCGTCGTCTGCTTCATGCTGCAGTCTATGCGGGTGCGCGACATCGGATGGGATCCGGTCTGCGTGATGGCGGCATGGATCGCCCTCATGGTGCTGGACAGAGCGGTTGCCGGACGGTTTCCCGAATATGCGCTGACCTATCAGCACACCGCAACGGTGGTCGGCACGGCGGTCAATGGCGTGATGAACCTGGTGCTGATGTTCTGGCCGGGCGGCGGCCGTGTCGATGAAGCCTCGCCATCGCCGCGCGAGGGCGGCGGCGATGGCATGTTTGAACGAAGCAGCGCACCGGCCGCAGCCAGCAGCCGCGTGGCGCGGATTGCCAGCGGCGAATTCGGCGGCAAAACGCGGTAGACGCGCGTTCTCTCAGTCGTCGTCCCTGCCTAGTGCGCAATTGCGCACGGGAGCAGGGACCCATAACCACAGGATTAGATTGTTAGAGAGGGCTGGGGCCCCAGCGTGCAAGAACAATTCCCATTCGTGGTTATGGGTCCCGGAACGCGCTTCGCTTGTCCGGGACGACACTGAGTTTGTGGCGTGGTCACCGAGCCGCAGCCCAAGCAGCAATCGATCACCCCTTATCCACTGCCCATTCCGCGCCGTCGATCGCATAGGATGCGTGGCGGAAATCCCGGATCGTCGCGACCTTGTCGGCCGACCAGTCGAGCAGCATGAACGACCGCGGCGCTGCGTCCAAGGCGTCGGGATCGAACACCAGGATCGCGGGACGTCCCTCGACCTGTCCGGTGACCAGGTGCCAGTCGTCGATCTTGGCGTAATTGCCGAAGTAGCGCGACACCTCGGCCTTGCCGTTCAGCCGCGCCCGGTTGACGAGCTCGAGCCTGATGTCGTCGGCGATCATGGCGCGGATGGCGTCGAAGTCGCGGGCGTTGAAGCGGCCGACATAGGCGTTGAGCCTGTTGCGGTCGGCCGGCGACAGGCTGGGCCGCGGCGCATCGTCCGGCTCGCTCGCGAACGTGCGCAGCTGCGTCCGTCCACGATGCAGCGCGGCCTTCACCGCGGGCAGGCTGAAATCCATGATGCCGCAGACCTCCTGCAACGAGCAGCCGAGCACGTCCATCAGGATCACGCTGGAGCGCTGCGCCACCGGCAGCCGCATGAAGGTGCGCAGGCTGCTCGCTGCGATCTCGCGGCGGCTGACGTCGTCAAGCTCTGCGGCCATCATGTCCACCTCCTCCGGCGCGTGCAGCGCTTCCTGACGGTTGCGCCGCCTGAGGAAATCGAGCGCGGTGTTGTGCGCGATCCGGAACAGCCAGGCTTGCGGATTCTGGATCGGGGCTGCGGACGCGAAGGCTTCCATCGCCTTGATCAAGGCGTCCTGCAGCACATCCTCGCCGTCGATGACCGATCCGACCATGCGGGCGCAGTAGCGATGCAGCCTCGGCCGCATCGCCGCCAGCAGCGCGTCGACATCGGTCGCGGCCGGCGGCTGGGGTGATGACGTCATGATGGCTCCGCCAGATCGGTTCACTCGGTTCACGGCTCATCCAGCATACGATAATTGCCGACAATCACAGCACTGCGAACCAGCGGCGGCTCGGCGCAGCGATCGCGGATGCCGTCCTGGAAGGCCTGGAACGCGGCCAGCTTCGGGATCGGGCTCGAGCCGTCGTCGGCTGTGGTCTCGACCATGTGGATGAAGGTGTCGTCCTCCAGCCGCAGGGTCATGTAGCGCACGCCGTCCGGGCTGGCCGCCTTCAGCTCGGCGAACACAGCCGCAACCAGCGCTGCATTCTTCTCTGCCATGTCCGGCTTGGTCTTGTACCTGATCAGGGTCCGTCTCATCGCATCCTCCTTCGCTTGGCTGGCCTCGGTTTTTCGGCCCGAACCGGCCGCGTCAGACCCAAGGACGTTTGCAGGCAGCCAAAGGATGCGGTCCGGCAAAAATAATTTGAGGGCCGCATCCTTTGCCCCTCCCGGTTCGTCCTGGCCTGCAAAGCACGCCGCAAGCCTGCGGCGGGCCAACGGAGAACCACCATGCAGACTCCTGAACAGCGCGCCGAGCAGCGCTGGGTGCTCGGCCTCACCGCACTGGCATCCTTCATGATGGCGCTGGACGCCATGATCATGACCACGGCCTTCGCCACCATCCGCGCCGATTTCGGCAGCCCGGTGGAGACGCTGCAATGGACCGTCAATGCCTTCAATCTGACCTTCGCGGTGCTGCTGCTGACCGGCGCGGCGCTCGGCGACCGTTTCGGGCGGCGCAGGATGTTCGCGGCAGGGATCGGCCTGTTCGTTGTGGCATCGGCGGCCTGCGCGCTCGCGGTCAACGCCGCGGCATTGATCGCGGCGCGCGCCCTGCAGGGCGCCGGCGCGGCGCTGGTGATGCCGCTGGCGATGGCGATCCTGAGCGGCGCGTTCGGCCGCGAGGAGCGCGCCCGCGCGCTCGGCATCTTCAGCGGCATCACTGGATGCGCGCTGATCATCGGCCCGGCGATCGGCGGCTTCATCACCGAGCATCTCGGCTGGCGCTGGATCTTCTGGATCAACCTGCCGATCGGCCTCGTCGCGATCGCCCTCGTGATGGCGCGCCTGCGCGAAAGTTTTGGACCGGCTGCGCCGCTCGACATCACCGGACTGTCGCTGGTCGCGCTCGCCGCGCTGGCATTGGTCTGGGGCCTGTTGCGCGGTAACAGCGTCGGATGGGCCAGTGCGGAGATCGCGGGCGCGCTGATCGCCGGCGTCGCGTTGGCCGTGACGTTCGTGCTGTGGGAGCTGCGTGCGACACACCCGATGGTGCCGATGCGGCTGTTCGCGGCCAGACCGTTCGCGTCCGGCATGACCGCGAGCGTGCTGTTCTATGCCGCGATGTATGGCGTGCTGTTCCTGCTGCCGCAGTTCCTGCAGATCGCGCTCGGCTTCAACGCCTTCGGCGCCGGACTGCGGCTGTTGCCGTGGACGGCGACATTGTTCGTCACGGCCCCGATCGCCGGCGCCGTCGTCAACCGGTTCGGCGAGCGCACGCTGGTCGTCGCCGGACTTCTGATGCAGGCGATCGGGCTCGGCTGGATCAGCGAGATCGTGAGCCCTACGGTGCCCTATTCCGCCCTCGTCGCGCCGCTGGTGCTCGCCGGCGTCGGTGTCTCGATGGCGATGCCGGCCGCGCAGAACGCGGTGCTGAGCGCGGTCGCGGTCAGCGAGATGGGCAAGGCGTCGGGTGTCTTCAACATGGGCCGCTTCCTCGGCGGCATGTTCGGCATCGCCTCGCTGGTGGCGAGCTTCACCGCCAATGGTGCCGCCGATTCGTCCGGACATTTCAGCAGCGGATTCGCATCGGCGATCAGCCTTGCCGCGATACTGTCGCTCGCCGGCGCGGTCGCGGGACTGTTCCTGCCGATGCGACGACAGGTCGTCGCCGCGGCCGCGCCGCAGGATGCGTGAGACGCGCAGCGATTGGGTTTCGCTATCGGGCGATCGAGCAATTCGTATTGGAATGAGGCCGCGAATGACTACATAATCAGACGACGAAGCCGTTCGAAACCGAGGGCGACATCAGATGACGCAAGCGCCGGCCAAACCTCATCGCGTGGTGATCGTCGGCGCCGGCTTCGGCGGACTGGAAGCCGCCTTCGGTCTCGCGGGCACGCCGGTCGAGATCACGCTGATCGACCGCCGCAACCACCATCTGTTCCAGCCGCTGCTCTACCAGGTCGCGACCGCTTCCCTTGCCACCAGCGAGATCGCCTGGCCGATCCGCTACCTGCTGCGCGACCGGCCCGAGGTGACGACGCTGTTCGCCAATGTCTGCGGCGTCGACGCGGCGGCAAAGCAAGTGCAGCTCGACGACGGCGGCAGCATTCCCTACGACACGCTGATCCTCGCCACTGGCGCGCGCCACGCCTATTTCGGCCATGACGAATGGGAGCCGTTCGCGCCCGGCCTGAAGACGCTGGAGGACGCCACCACGCTCAGGCGGCGCATCCTGGTCGCCTTCGAGCGCGCCGAGCGCGAGACCGATCCCGACAAGCGCGCGGCGCTGCTGACCTTCGTCATCATCGGCGCCGGGCCGACCGGCGTCGAGATGGCCGGCACGATCGCCGACCTCGCCAAGGACACGCTGCCGCAGGACTTCCGCCACATCGACACGCGCAAGGCGCGCGTGGTGCTGATCGAGGCCGGACCGCGCGTGCTGGCCGGCTTCCCGGACGATCTCTCGGCCTATGCGCAAGCGTCGCTGGAAAAGCTTGGCGTCGAGGTGATGCTGGGCGAGCCGGTCACTGAATGCTCGGCCGACGGCGTGGTGTTCGGCGGCAAAAGGCTGGAGGCGCGCACCATCGTGTGGGCCGCCGGCGTACGCGCCTCGCGCGCCGCCGAGTGGCTGAACGCGCCGGCCGACCGCGCCCATCGGCTGCAGGTCGAGCCTGATCTCACCGTGCCGGGCCATCCCGACATTTTCGCGGTCGGCGACACCGTCACGATCAAGGGTCCCGACGGCAGTCCGGTGCCCGGCATCGCACCGGCCGCCAAGCAGGAAGGGCGCTACGTCGCCGCGCTGATCAAGGCCCGGCTCGACGGCAAGACGCTGCCGCCGTTCCGCTACAAGCATGCCGGCAGCCTCGCCCAGATCGGCAAGAAGAAGGCGGTGATCGATTTCGGCTGGCTCAAGCTGCGCGGCTCGCTGGCGTGGTGGATCTGGGGTCTCGCCCACATCTACTTCCTGATCGGCGTGCGCCACCGGATTGCGGTAGCGATGAACTGGCTCTGGATCCACACCCGCGACCAGCGCGCCGCACGGCTGATCACGCAGGGCAGCAGCAAGGTGGCGCAGTAGGCGCGCTTCCTTCCGCGCGCGCAACCTCAGTCCCGTCATCCTGAGGAGCGCGGCACGCGCGTCTCGAAGGATGCACGGCCCGGGTGGTACCACACATGATCGTCGCGCGGCGCCACGCGGACCGTCGATCCTTCGAGACGCGCGCAAGAGCGCGCTCCTCAGAACGACGGAACTGCGGCCGGTATTCGCGACTACTCACTCATTGTGTATTCACAACTCGCGTGAAATACTTGCCATGGCAATAATCTTTGCCGAGAGGACACCGTGCGGATCGATGCGCGCGCATGGGCGTTTGCAAGCTCACTCGTCGCGTTGACGTCATCAGCGTCGGCGAGCTTTGCTTGCGCACCATGAGGTGAGATTCATCACACCTTCGGATCGTCGCTCTGCCGGTGCGGAGCGAGCGCAGCGGCGCATGCGGCGACCGTCGGGACCCGCGGCTCCGCCGGCGGGACTACCCCCTCTTAGCCAGCGGCATTGCCGTATCGCGGCGCGCGGGCAGCTCTCATCGATGGTTGATGTGCTACACCATCGCGGTCCCGGCTGGCCGAGACGGATCCTCAACAATGATTTTAAGGAGGGAATGCAATGCGAATGTCTTCCGCCTTATATCTGTTCATTG
This Bradyrhizobium sp. CCBAU 53421 DNA region includes the following protein-coding sequences:
- a CDS encoding DHA2 family efflux MFS transporter permease subunit; its protein translation is MQTPEQRAEQRWVLGLTALASFMMALDAMIMTTAFATIRADFGSPVETLQWTVNAFNLTFAVLLLTGAALGDRFGRRRMFAAGIGLFVVASAACALAVNAAALIAARALQGAGAALVMPLAMAILSGAFGREERARALGIFSGITGCALIIGPAIGGFITEHLGWRWIFWINLPIGLVAIALVMARLRESFGPAAPLDITGLSLVALAALALVWGLLRGNSVGWASAEIAGALIAGVALAVTFVLWELRATHPMVPMRLFAARPFASGMTASVLFYAAMYGVLFLLPQFLQIALGFNAFGAGLRLLPWTATLFVTAPIAGAVVNRFGERTLVVAGLLMQAIGLGWISEIVSPTVPYSALVAPLVLAGVGVSMAMPAAQNAVLSAVAVSEMGKASGVFNMGRFLGGMFGIASLVASFTANGAADSSGHFSSGFASAISLAAILSLAGAVAGLFLPMRRQVVAAAAPQDA
- a CDS encoding sigma-70 family RNA polymerase sigma factor, whose translation is MTSSPQPPAATDVDALLAAMRPRLHRYCARMVGSVIDGEDVLQDALIKAMEAFASAAPIQNPQAWLFRIAHNTALDFLRRRNRQEALHAPEEVDMMAAELDDVSRREIAASSLRTFMRLPVAQRSSVILMDVLGCSLQEVCGIMDFSLPAVKAALHRGRTQLRTFASEPDDAPRPSLSPADRNRLNAYVGRFNARDFDAIRAMIADDIRLELVNRARLNGKAEVSRYFGNYAKIDDWHLVTGQVEGRPAILVFDPDALDAAPRSFMLLDWSADKVATIRDFRHASYAIDGAEWAVDKG
- a CDS encoding NAD(P)/FAD-dependent oxidoreductase, whose protein sequence is MTQAPAKPHRVVIVGAGFGGLEAAFGLAGTPVEITLIDRRNHHLFQPLLYQVATASLATSEIAWPIRYLLRDRPEVTTLFANVCGVDAAAKQVQLDDGGSIPYDTLILATGARHAYFGHDEWEPFAPGLKTLEDATTLRRRILVAFERAERETDPDKRAALLTFVIIGAGPTGVEMAGTIADLAKDTLPQDFRHIDTRKARVVLIEAGPRVLAGFPDDLSAYAQASLEKLGVEVMLGEPVTECSADGVVFGGKRLEARTIVWAAGVRASRAAEWLNAPADRAHRLQVEPDLTVPGHPDIFAVGDTVTIKGPDGSPVPGIAPAAKQEGRYVAALIKARLDGKTLPPFRYKHAGSLAQIGKKKAVIDFGWLKLRGSLAWWIWGLAHIYFLIGVRHRIAVAMNWLWIHTRDQRAARLITQGSSKVAQ
- a CDS encoding ABC transporter substrate-binding protein; amino-acid sequence: MKKAFWLAGAMAVISALALAQPATAADSVKIGFVSTFSGPTAVIGNDMRNSFELALDHLGRKIDGKPVEVIYEDDQQKPDVGKQKTEKLVQSDKVDFIVGYIWSNVLLASLKTAVDSKTFLISANAGPSQLAGELCSPYVFSTSWQNDQTPAAMGLYMNQKGVKSVFLIGPNYAAGKDMLAGVKSTFKGEVVGEEYTVWPSQLDFSAELTKARNSKAESIFVFYPGAAGVQFLNQYAQAGIKAQIPLYTAFTVDELSLPLQKDNAIGIPGAQEWVNDLPNAENKKFVEDYRKKYPGLRPTYYGAQAYDAAQLINSAVVAVKGDLTKKDAMKAEMEKANFKSLRGPFKYGNNHIPIQNFYLQDVVKDADGQLSLKTVATIVKDDQDKFHDKCPMK